The proteins below come from a single Shinella zoogloeoides genomic window:
- a CDS encoding flavin reductase family protein, translating into MNAHVENTHFSIASKALLDHPADADSLKAALRTLGGGVSIITAGEGEARTGATVTSATALSVEPARMLISLNRTSSTWPVVERFGHFGINIAGADHEALANQFAGRGGLRGPDRYRGAEWTTAVSGAPLLVDAVAAIDCAVEEAIERHSHVIVIGKVLAIRIGAGHSLLYQDGRYHALAR; encoded by the coding sequence ATGAACGCCCATGTCGAAAACACGCATTTCAGCATCGCAAGCAAGGCACTGCTCGATCACCCGGCCGATGCCGACAGCCTGAAGGCGGCACTGCGCACGCTTGGCGGCGGGGTCAGCATCATCACGGCGGGGGAAGGGGAGGCCCGGACGGGCGCCACCGTCACCTCGGCGACGGCGCTCTCGGTCGAGCCGGCACGCATGCTCATCTCCCTCAACCGCACCTCCTCCACATGGCCCGTCGTCGAGCGCTTCGGCCATTTCGGCATCAACATCGCCGGTGCGGACCATGAAGCGCTCGCCAACCAGTTCGCCGGCCGCGGCGGCCTGCGCGGCCCCGACCGCTACCGCGGCGCGGAATGGACCACTGCCGTCAGCGGCGCACCGCTGCTGGTCGATGCGGTCGCGGCGATCGATTGTGCGGTCGAAGAGGCGATCGAGCGGCACAGCCATGTCATCGTCATCGGCAAGGTTCTGGCGATCCGCATCGGCGCCGGCCACTCGCTGCTCTATCAGGACGGCCGCTATCATGCCCTTGCCCGCTAA
- a CDS encoding D-TA family PLP-dependent enzyme: MQSPWPEAGTPLDQVATPMPVIDEDRLAANIARAQAYIDQHGKAFRPHIKTHKIVAVAKAQQEAGAVGINCQKISEATVFADAGFTDILITYNILGAAKLARLRALHERVPHLSVVADSAVTVDGLAGAFDAARPLTVLVECDTGGKRCGVQTPEAAAQLAERIAAAPALNFGGILTYPAPGGAEAVEAFITGTMALLAARGIDCPVRSSGGSPDLYKAHLVPSATEHRAGTYVYNDRSMVRAGECSRDDLAMHVLATVVSRPAEGRAVLDAGSKALTSDLLGFSDFGEIEGFEGARIVSLSEEHAVVDIAACRDTFPPVGGLVKIVPNHTCVVSNLFDRMVFHRDGIVTRVEDVAARGTVW; encoded by the coding sequence ATGCAGTCTCCCTGGCCCGAAGCCGGCACGCCGCTCGATCAGGTCGCAACCCCCATGCCCGTCATCGACGAAGACCGGCTCGCCGCCAATATCGCCCGCGCCCAGGCCTATATCGACCAGCACGGCAAGGCTTTCCGCCCGCACATCAAGACGCACAAGATCGTCGCCGTCGCGAAGGCGCAGCAAGAGGCCGGCGCGGTCGGCATCAACTGCCAGAAGATAAGCGAGGCAACCGTCTTCGCCGATGCCGGCTTCACGGACATCCTGATCACCTACAACATTCTCGGCGCGGCGAAGCTCGCCCGGCTGCGGGCACTGCATGAGCGCGTGCCGCATCTCAGCGTCGTCGCCGACAGCGCCGTGACGGTCGACGGGCTGGCCGGCGCCTTCGACGCGGCGCGTCCACTGACAGTGCTCGTCGAATGCGATACGGGCGGCAAGCGGTGCGGCGTGCAGACGCCGGAAGCCGCCGCGCAGCTCGCCGAACGCATCGCGGCCGCGCCCGCCTTGAATTTCGGCGGCATCCTCACCTATCCGGCACCGGGCGGCGCGGAGGCGGTCGAAGCCTTCATCACCGGGACGATGGCGCTTCTTGCCGCCAGGGGCATTGATTGCCCGGTCCGCTCCAGCGGCGGCTCGCCGGACCTCTACAAGGCCCATCTCGTGCCCTCCGCGACGGAGCATCGCGCCGGCACCTATGTCTACAACGACCGCAGCATGGTGCGCGCCGGCGAATGCAGCCGGGACGACCTTGCCATGCATGTCCTCGCCACGGTCGTCTCGCGCCCCGCGGAGGGCCGCGCCGTCCTCGACGCCGGCTCGAAGGCGCTGACTTCCGATCTGCTCGGCTTCAGCGACTTCGGCGAGATCGAGGGCTTCGAGGGCGCGCGCATCGTTTCGCTGTCGGAGGAGCATGCGGTAGTCGACATCGCGGCCTGCCGGGATACGTTCCCGCCGGTCGGCGGCCTCGTGAAGATCGTGCCCAACCATACCTGCGTCGTCAGCAACCTGTTCGACCGCATGGTCTTCCATCGCGACGGGATCGTCACGCGCGTGGAAGACGTCGCGGCGCGCGGCACGGTCTGGTGA
- a CDS encoding LLM class flavin-dependent oxidoreductase, whose translation MTRKIRLGAFLPGGGQHIASWRHPDQPVDGATSLEFHKQLAQTAERGLFDAYFLADNLAVGFGGAREGGNARVAGFEPVTLFSALAPFTKNLGFIATASTTYEEPYNTARKFASLDLLSGGRAGWNVVTTTGDPTAQNFNRDTQLPHAARYRRAAEHVEVVRKLWDSFEDDAFIREKKTGVFYDPQKLHESEHRGEHFQVRGPLNVPRSPQGHPVIVQAGQSEDGRGLAAATAEVIFTAHQHIETAQEFYRDIKARARGLGRSPDHILVMPGFAPFVGRTLEEAQEKYERLTSLILEEDGVGLLNGLTGGTLDLRGYDVDGPLPPAPPTEGMKSRQALIRQIADENNFSIRQLYQWVATARGHFTIVGTPETIVDTLQEWFENEAADGFNILPPWLPTALDDFVDLVIPELQRRGLFRTQYEGTTLRENLGLPFPVNRWAGARTAVQAAE comes from the coding sequence ATGACACGCAAGATCAGGCTCGGCGCATTCCTTCCCGGTGGCGGGCAGCATATCGCCTCATGGCGGCACCCCGACCAGCCGGTGGACGGCGCAACCAGCCTCGAATTCCACAAGCAGCTCGCCCAGACGGCCGAACGCGGCCTCTTCGACGCCTATTTCCTGGCCGACAACCTCGCCGTCGGCTTCGGCGGCGCAAGGGAAGGCGGCAATGCCCGCGTGGCGGGCTTCGAACCTGTGACGCTCTTCTCCGCGCTCGCCCCCTTCACCAAAAATCTCGGCTTCATCGCCACGGCCTCCACGACCTATGAGGAGCCCTACAACACCGCACGCAAATTCGCCTCGCTGGATCTCCTCTCGGGCGGGCGGGCCGGCTGGAACGTTGTGACGACGACGGGCGATCCGACCGCGCAGAACTTCAACCGCGACACCCAGCTTCCTCATGCCGCGCGCTATCGCCGCGCCGCCGAGCATGTCGAGGTGGTCAGGAAGCTCTGGGACAGCTTTGAAGACGACGCCTTCATCCGTGAGAAGAAGACCGGCGTCTTCTACGATCCGCAGAAGCTGCATGAGAGCGAGCATCGCGGCGAGCATTTCCAGGTGCGCGGGCCGCTGAACGTTCCCAGGTCGCCGCAGGGGCATCCGGTCATCGTGCAGGCCGGCCAGTCCGAGGACGGCCGCGGACTGGCCGCCGCGACCGCCGAAGTAATCTTCACGGCGCACCAGCACATCGAGACGGCGCAGGAATTCTACCGCGACATCAAGGCACGCGCCCGCGGCCTCGGACGCAGCCCGGACCACATCCTCGTCATGCCCGGTTTCGCACCCTTCGTCGGCCGCACGCTGGAGGAAGCACAGGAGAAATACGAGCGCCTGACATCGCTGATCCTCGAGGAAGATGGCGTCGGCCTGCTCAACGGCCTCACCGGCGGCACGCTGGACCTGCGTGGCTACGACGTCGACGGCCCCCTGCCGCCCGCCCCGCCGACCGAGGGCATGAAGAGCCGCCAGGCGCTCATCCGCCAGATCGCGGACGAGAACAATTTCTCGATCCGTCAGCTCTATCAATGGGTTGCCACCGCGCGCGGCCACTTCACCATTGTCGGCACGCCCGAAACGATCGTCGATACGCTGCAGGAATGGTTCGAGAACGAGGCCGCCGACGGCTTCAACATCCTGCCGCCCTGGCTGCCGACCGCGCTCGACGATTTCGTCGATCTGGTGATCCCCGAACTGCAGCGCCGCGGCCTGTTCCGCACGCAATACGAGGGCACGACCCTGCGCGAAAACCTCGGCCTGCCGTTTCCCGTCAATCGCTGGGCCGGCGCCCGCACGGCCGTCCAGGCGGCGGAATAG
- a CDS encoding RidA family protein translates to MADHDTPFFIEDTDESEISSDVAGLGNLLMTTHIPLRADGSLETGDIRTQSIATLESLKASLEKAGSTLADVLHLTIYLTDMADRPAFNKVYCAYFKKPYPVRCAVGVSALADPGMKVEVTAMAARRKPA, encoded by the coding sequence ATGGCTGACCACGACACGCCCTTCTTCATCGAGGATACCGACGAGAGCGAAATCTCCTCCGACGTCGCCGGCCTCGGCAACCTGCTGATGACCACGCATATTCCGCTGCGGGCGGATGGATCGCTGGAGACCGGCGATATCAGGACGCAGAGCATTGCGACACTGGAGAGCCTCAAGGCTTCGCTGGAAAAGGCCGGCAGCACCCTTGCCGACGTGCTGCACCTGACGATTTACCTCACCGACATGGCCGACCGCCCGGCCTTCAACAAGGTCTATTGCGCCTATTTCAAGAAGCCCTATCCGGTCCGTTGCGCCGTCGGCGTCAGCGCGCTTGCCGATCCCGGCATGAAGGTCGAGGTGACGGCCATGGCGGCGCGGCGCAAGCCTGCCTGA
- a CDS encoding ABC transporter permease produces the protein MSYENVNSTLGADFRLAKRPPPALTAKVNAAVSPFIARYGLVIAFLALWQISSTQGWVNPSVFPPLDVIASALWDSLSSGALVDDIAISLQRSGIAFAAAVAIGIPLGLVMGQARIVEQALDPLLQFFRQTSALALYPVFILLLGLGETSKVFVIFWATLFPILLSTIGGVKEVDRKLIEMARTYGASRLTIFRRVVLPASVPAIFVGLRLSATTALLLLIAAEMIGANKGIGFQVMNAQYNFQIPLMFAAILLLALLGLAANAVLVLLQRKLCRWSQPGA, from the coding sequence ATGTCCTACGAAAACGTCAACTCCACCCTCGGCGCGGACTTCCGCCTCGCAAAGCGCCCACCGCCCGCGCTTACGGCAAAGGTGAACGCGGCCGTCTCCCCGTTCATCGCCCGCTACGGCTTGGTGATCGCCTTCCTCGCCCTATGGCAGATTTCGAGTACGCAGGGCTGGGTCAACCCGTCCGTCTTCCCGCCGCTCGACGTGATCGCCTCGGCCCTCTGGGACAGTCTTTCGAGCGGCGCGCTCGTCGATGACATCGCCATCAGCCTCCAGCGCTCCGGCATTGCCTTCGCCGCTGCGGTTGCCATCGGCATTCCGCTCGGCCTCGTCATGGGGCAGGCGCGCATCGTCGAACAGGCGCTCGATCCGCTGCTCCAGTTCTTCCGCCAGACATCGGCGCTCGCTCTCTATCCCGTCTTCATACTGCTGCTCGGGCTTGGCGAAACGTCGAAGGTCTTCGTCATCTTCTGGGCGACGCTCTTTCCGATCCTGCTCTCCACCATCGGCGGTGTGAAGGAAGTGGACAGGAAGCTCATCGAGATGGCGCGGACCTATGGGGCGAGCCGCCTGACGATCTTCCGCCGCGTCGTGCTGCCGGCCTCGGTCCCGGCGATCTTCGTGGGCCTGCGCCTCTCGGCCACCACGGCCCTGCTGCTGCTCATCGCCGCCGAAATGATCGGTGCCAACAAGGGCATCGGCTTCCAAGTGATGAACGCCCAGTACAATTTCCAGATCCCGCTGATGTTCGCCGCGATCCTGCTGCTGGCACTTCTCGGCCTTGCCGCCAATGCCGTGCTCGTCCTTCTCCAGCGCAAGCTATGCCGCTGGTCGCAGCCCGGCGCCTGA
- the repA gene encoding plasmid partitioning protein RepA, with protein MAATFGQAISEVDQLIIGQAHELSDKLKQHRLEMFPPVAQKNLRQFQLSEAAHFLGVTSGYLRNLSLESKGPLPQVTPSGRRSYTAEQLQEMREYLEQNSRGQRYVPRRRGAEHLQVIAVVNFKGGSGKTTTTAHLAQHLALTGHRVLAVDLDPQASLSAIHGFQPEFDVNENETLYGAIRYDDQRRPLKEIIRKTNFPGLDIVPGNLELMEFEHDTPRVLAQGNSGDYGRIFFARLDEALSSVADDYDVVVIDCPPQLGFLTMSAICGATAVLITVHPQMLDVMSMCQFLQMLGEVLNTLKSAGGNMNLDWLRYLVTRYDPADGPQTQMVAFMRSLFKQHVLTSPMVRSVAIADAALTNQTLYEVDRSQFTRATYDRALESMEAVNVEIVDLIHKAWGR; from the coding sequence ATGGCCGCAACGTTCGGGCAGGCAATTTCCGAGGTCGATCAACTGATCATCGGACAGGCGCACGAACTGTCAGATAAGCTGAAGCAGCACCGGCTGGAAATGTTCCCGCCCGTCGCGCAAAAGAACCTGCGCCAGTTCCAGCTGAGCGAGGCCGCGCATTTTCTCGGCGTCACCAGCGGCTACCTGCGCAATCTCTCGCTCGAATCCAAGGGGCCGCTGCCGCAGGTCACGCCGTCCGGCCGCCGCTCCTACACCGCCGAGCAATTGCAGGAGATGCGTGAATATCTGGAGCAGAACAGCCGCGGTCAGCGCTATGTGCCGCGCCGGCGCGGGGCCGAGCACCTTCAGGTCATCGCCGTCGTGAACTTCAAGGGCGGTTCCGGCAAGACGACGACGACCGCGCATCTTGCCCAGCATCTCGCTCTGACCGGCCATCGTGTCCTCGCCGTCGATCTCGACCCGCAGGCAAGCCTTTCGGCGATCCACGGGTTCCAGCCGGAATTCGACGTCAACGAGAACGAGACCCTTTACGGCGCCATCCGCTACGACGACCAGCGCCGGCCGCTGAAGGAGATCATCCGCAAGACGAATTTCCCCGGTCTCGACATTGTGCCGGGCAACCTCGAACTCATGGAATTCGAGCACGACACGCCGCGCGTCCTGGCACAGGGCAACAGCGGCGATTACGGCCGCATCTTCTTCGCCCGTCTCGACGAGGCGCTCTCCTCCGTCGCCGACGACTACGACGTGGTGGTGATCGACTGCCCGCCGCAGCTCGGCTTCCTGACGATGAGCGCGATTTGCGGCGCGACGGCGGTGCTGATCACCGTGCATCCGCAGATGCTCGACGTCATGTCGATGTGCCAGTTCCTGCAGATGCTGGGCGAGGTGCTGAACACGCTGAAGAGCGCGGGCGGCAACATGAACCTCGACTGGCTGCGCTATCTCGTGACCCGCTACGATCCCGCGGACGGACCGCAGACGCAGATGGTCGCCTTCATGCGTTCGCTGTTCAAGCAGCATGTGCTGACCAGCCCGATGGTGCGAAGCGTCGCCATCGCGGATGCGGCGCTGACCAACCAGACGCTCTACGAGGTGGACCGCAGCCAATTCACGCGGGCGACCTACGACCGTGCGCTGGAATCCATGGAGGCGGTCAACGTGGAAATCGTCGATCTCATTCACAAGGCATGGGGGCGTTGA